One Sagittula stellata E-37 genomic window carries:
- a CDS encoding TRAP transporter small permease subunit: MSDDSSADTQDQFVPAFAEAPFGAALGGVAAAMSAVGTASIGALMLLIVADVIGRNLLDMPITGVSEIAARTVVAIVFLQVPAAILQRRLTRADFLVRRIGRASPAAVSVLEILFCITGAVVFALIVWASWPKFGSAWTTAEFFGVQGVWTIPTWPFRGITVLGAATATLAALYRVTREFETMKAAQ; the protein is encoded by the coding sequence ATGAGCGACGACAGCTCCGCCGATACCCAAGACCAGTTTGTGCCGGCCTTTGCCGAAGCCCCTTTCGGCGCGGCGCTCGGCGGTGTCGCGGCGGCGATGTCGGCGGTCGGCACGGCCTCCATCGGGGCACTGATGCTGCTGATCGTGGCGGATGTGATCGGGCGCAACCTGCTCGACATGCCGATCACCGGCGTGTCGGAGATCGCCGCCCGCACCGTCGTCGCAATCGTGTTCCTGCAGGTGCCCGCCGCGATCCTGCAACGCCGCCTCACCCGTGCGGATTTCCTTGTCCGGCGGATCGGGCGCGCCTCGCCCGCCGCGGTGTCCGTGCTCGAGATCCTGTTCTGCATCACCGGCGCGGTCGTGTTCGCGCTGATCGTCTGGGCGTCCTGGCCGAAGTTCGGTTCCGCCTGGACCACTGCCGAGTTCTTCGGTGTCCAGGGGGTATGGACGATCCCCACGTGGCCCTTCCGCGGGATCACCGTGCTGGGCGCCGCAACCGCAACCCTTGCCGCCCTCTACCGGGTCACACGGGAATTCGAGACGATGAAGGCCGCGCAATGA
- a CDS encoding TRAP transporter large permease, with translation MTTLTIGFILIAVLIALVLLGMQIAYALFSVAFVGIWIIRDNLGLAFRMLELTAYSGIADYLFATIPLFVLMGLLVSVSNVGRDTFAVAEELLRRMICGLGIATVAANTVFAAVTGVSIASAAVFTRVAVPEMTRHGYRPAFSAGTVAGSSVLGMLIPPSLLLIIYGVLAEVSIGGMFIAGIIPGLLLAGGFVVMLIGLTIVAPTFVLIDPESTRARRLDRDITPMPLGEMIRKMIPIILLVILVLGGLYTGFFTPTEAGGVGAFGALVVALSRRSLDRHKLWQVMKQTGVISVSILLLLIAASFYSRMLAIAGLPNAIAGLVSDSGFGPLGFIFFYAAIILLMGMILDSTSILLIMVPIAAPIAQNMGLDLMHFGIVTVIAVEIGLLTPPFGISVFTVHNTLNDPNVSVEQIFAATLPFIAVMLLVLVVVALVPVTVTVFL, from the coding sequence ATGACCACCCTGACCATCGGCTTCATCCTGATCGCCGTCCTGATCGCGCTTGTCCTTCTGGGGATGCAGATCGCCTACGCGCTGTTCTCCGTCGCCTTCGTCGGCATCTGGATCATCCGCGACAACCTCGGCCTGGCCTTCCGTATGCTGGAGCTGACCGCTTATTCCGGCATCGCGGACTACCTCTTTGCCACCATACCGCTGTTCGTGCTGATGGGGCTTCTGGTCAGCGTCTCGAACGTCGGGCGGGACACCTTCGCCGTGGCGGAGGAATTGCTGCGCCGCATGATCTGCGGGCTGGGCATCGCCACCGTCGCCGCCAATACCGTCTTTGCCGCCGTCACCGGCGTCTCCATCGCCTCGGCGGCGGTGTTTACCCGCGTCGCCGTGCCGGAAATGACGCGCCACGGCTACCGTCCGGCCTTTTCGGCAGGCACCGTCGCAGGCTCTTCGGTTCTGGGGATGCTGATCCCGCCCAGCCTTTTGCTGATCATCTACGGCGTGCTGGCAGAGGTCTCCATCGGCGGCATGTTCATCGCGGGCATCATCCCCGGCCTGCTGTTGGCGGGCGGGTTCGTCGTGATGCTGATCGGCCTGACCATCGTCGCGCCGACCTTCGTGCTGATCGATCCCGAGAGCACCCGCGCCCGCAGGCTCGACCGCGATATCACGCCGATGCCACTGGGCGAGATGATCCGTAAGATGATCCCCATCATCCTGCTGGTGATCCTCGTGCTGGGCGGGCTTTACACCGGGTTTTTCACCCCAACCGAGGCCGGCGGCGTCGGGGCCTTCGGCGCGCTCGTGGTCGCGCTTTCCCGCCGCAGCCTCGACCGGCACAAGCTGTGGCAGGTGATGAAGCAGACCGGGGTGATCTCCGTGTCGATCCTGCTGCTTCTGATCGCGGCCTCGTTCTATTCCCGGATGCTGGCCATCGCGGGGCTGCCCAACGCCATCGCGGGGCTTGTGTCGGACTCCGGGTTCGGACCGCTCGGGTTCATCTTCTTCTACGCGGCGATCATCTTGCTGATGGGGATGATCCTCGACAGCACGTCGATCCTGCTGATCATGGTGCCCATCGCCGCCCCCATCGCGCAGAACATGGGGCTGGACCTGATGCACTTCGGAATCGTGACGGTCATCGCGGTCGAGATCGGACTGCTTACACCGCCCTTCGGCATATCTGTGTTCACGGTGCACAACACGCTGAACGATCCGAACGTGTCCGTCGAACAGATCTTCGCCGCCACGTTGCCGTTCATCGCGGTGATGTTGCTGGTGCTGGTGGTCGTGGCCCTTGTGCCGGTGACGGTGACGGTCTTCCTGTAG
- a CDS encoding acetyl-CoA hydrolase/transferase C-terminal domain-containing protein, with protein sequence MADRTTAEAIADEILDRTGGDIRLALPLGLGKPVTLVNALIRAVAARPDARLSILTALTLERPPMKDEMTRRFLGPAADRLFGQYPEPAYAAMLREGTLPPNVEVAEFFLLAGRWIGVPAMQRRYIPANYTHAYDVLAAWRPNVLMQLLAPMGSDYSLSCNTDISSDLLRDRRAGRQSFLVVGETNANLPAMSGPDATLPRAEVDLCLDPGPNFELFSVVKRPVGLTEHAIGLHVARTVRDGGTLQVGIGTIGDAVAHALMLRQSGAFAGVDRSNPFRDDTFGETGPFDAGLYAVTEMLVDGLVRLFEAGVIRREVCGAAIHAGFFVDCRDLYERLCAMPPERRDKIRMMPVSFTNQLYGDEETKRAARVDARFINSAMKATLLGGVVSDITANAQEVSGIGGQFNFVDQAFALNGARSILTLPATRTKNGRTVSNIVWAHPHESVPRAYRDIIVTEYGIADLRGQPDEVAIARMLCVTDARFQPTLLAKAKEAGKVASDFELPDHAANNTPETLRAWLKPMNLPEFPFGSDFDDLERRLLPALSILSGAQGNRLAVARLMLSGLGGKLPDDLAGRLDLDPPSGLRERALRLALTGALRTASDNRQ encoded by the coding sequence TTGGCTGACCGCACCACAGCCGAGGCCATCGCCGACGAGATCTTGGATCGGACCGGTGGCGACATCAGGCTTGCCTTGCCGCTTGGGCTGGGCAAGCCTGTCACGCTGGTCAATGCGTTGATCCGGGCCGTCGCTGCGCGTCCGGATGCCCGCCTGTCCATCCTGACGGCGTTGACACTGGAACGTCCGCCCATGAAGGACGAGATGACGCGACGCTTTCTGGGACCTGCGGCAGACCGTCTGTTCGGCCAATACCCCGAACCGGCTTACGCGGCCATGCTGCGGGAAGGGACCCTGCCGCCAAACGTCGAAGTGGCCGAGTTCTTCCTGCTTGCCGGGCGATGGATTGGCGTACCGGCCATGCAGCGCCGGTACATCCCGGCGAACTACACCCATGCATACGACGTTCTTGCCGCCTGGCGCCCCAACGTGTTGATGCAGCTTCTGGCCCCCATGGGATCGGACTACAGCCTGTCTTGCAACACCGATATCTCGTCGGATCTGTTGCGTGATCGCCGCGCAGGCCGCCAGAGCTTCCTTGTGGTCGGCGAAACCAACGCCAACCTTCCCGCGATGTCCGGGCCCGATGCGACGTTGCCGCGGGCAGAGGTGGACCTGTGCCTCGACCCCGGTCCGAATTTCGAGCTATTCTCGGTGGTCAAGCGTCCGGTCGGGCTGACGGAACACGCCATCGGCCTGCATGTCGCCCGCACCGTGCGGGACGGTGGAACACTGCAAGTCGGGATCGGCACCATCGGGGATGCCGTGGCGCACGCGCTGATGCTGCGGCAGTCCGGCGCTTTCGCCGGGGTAGACCGGTCCAACCCCTTCAGGGACGACACATTCGGGGAAACGGGGCCGTTCGATGCGGGGCTCTATGCCGTGACCGAAATGCTTGTCGACGGGCTCGTGAGGCTGTTCGAAGCGGGCGTGATCCGCCGAGAAGTCTGTGGCGCGGCCATCCATGCAGGTTTTTTCGTGGATTGCCGGGATCTATATGAGCGGTTGTGCGCGATGCCCCCGGAACGACGCGACAAGATCCGCATGATGCCCGTGTCTTTCACCAATCAGCTATACGGCGACGAAGAGACGAAACGTGCCGCCCGCGTCGATGCCCGGTTCATCAATTCCGCGATGAAGGCCACGCTTCTGGGCGGTGTGGTCAGCGACATCACCGCGAATGCGCAGGAAGTCAGTGGCATCGGAGGCCAGTTCAACTTCGTGGATCAGGCTTTTGCGCTGAACGGCGCGCGCTCTATCCTGACCCTGCCGGCGACCCGGACAAAGAACGGACGGACGGTCTCCAATATCGTGTGGGCACATCCGCACGAAAGCGTCCCGCGCGCCTATCGGGACATCATCGTGACCGAGTACGGCATCGCCGACCTCCGGGGTCAACCGGACGAGGTGGCCATTGCGCGCATGCTCTGCGTGACCGACGCCCGCTTTCAACCCACCCTGCTGGCCAAGGCCAAAGAAGCCGGGAAGGTCGCGTCCGATTTCGAGCTACCGGACCACGCGGCCAACAACACACCCGAGACCCTGCGCGCCTGGCTGAAGCCGATGAACCTGCCGGAGTTCCCCTTCGGCAGCGATTTCGACGATCTCGAACGGCGGCTCTTGCCAGCGCTCTCCATCTTGTCTGGCGCGCAGGGGAACCGCCTTGCCGTGGCGCGGCTGATGCTGTCCGGACTCGGGGGCAAGCTGCCGGATGACCTTGCCGGGCGCCTGGACCTCGACCCGCCCTCGGGATTGCGCGAACGGGCCCTCCGACTGGCGCTGACGGGCGCCCTGAGGACCGCGTCGGACAACCGGCAGTGA
- a CDS encoding 3-hydroxyacyl-CoA dehydrogenase NAD-binding domain-containing protein, whose translation MTLFNEIDPDDAPGATRPPETENWRRAETDGLLTLWLDCPGTSTNTISETVLRELDVLLDDAKQAQPRGVALRSAKRGGFAAGADIDGFADLRGQGATEMLQQGHDVLDKLAALPVPTIAVIHGATLGGGLELALACDYRIGVEGVKVGFPEIQLGLHPGLGGTVRLTQLIDPVEAMQMMLTGRSAHDRKARRLGILDALVPERHVEAAMDAAANGKLSHDGGGLRASALRTRAARSLAANRMRAEAEKTAPNAHFPAPFALIELWERHGGDPSAMQQAEVRSFCDLLDSATAQNLIRVFFLRRRLKSGATGPDGIDHVHVIGAGAMGAEIAAWAAIQGRRVTIEDVALAPLGETVRRATEICGKRHLGGIETRDALDRLMPDPDRLGRARADLIIEAAPEKMEVKEKIYGELADQMKPGAILATNTSSLPLSSLVTAAPVPGHFAGLHFFNPVSKMPLVEVVSHDLASADTLDRLARFANGIDRLPARVKDYPGFLVNRVLAPYMMEALAMLDEGHDKEALDRAALAFGMPMGPVTLADSVGLDICLEVALSLREGLDVPVAETPGWLQDMVDKGHTGRKAGRGLYDYETEKPPKVPADDPDQNVIDRLILPMCNAAVECLRKGIAEDADTVDGALIFGTGWAPFRGGPLHYARVRRDVPDVLTKLAAQHGPRFAPDPGWDDFG comes from the coding sequence TGCGTGAGTTGGACGTCTTGCTGGACGACGCGAAACAGGCGCAGCCCCGCGGAGTGGCGCTGCGCTCCGCCAAACGCGGCGGGTTCGCCGCCGGGGCCGATATCGACGGCTTTGCCGACCTGCGCGGTCAGGGCGCGACAGAGATGCTGCAGCAGGGGCACGATGTGCTGGACAAGCTGGCCGCCTTGCCGGTTCCGACCATTGCCGTCATTCACGGCGCAACGCTTGGTGGCGGTCTCGAACTCGCGCTTGCCTGCGATTACCGCATCGGCGTCGAGGGGGTGAAGGTCGGCTTTCCGGAGATACAGCTTGGACTTCACCCGGGTCTCGGCGGAACGGTGCGCTTGACGCAACTTATCGACCCGGTGGAAGCCATGCAGATGATGCTCACCGGGCGCAGCGCACACGACCGGAAAGCCAGACGACTGGGGATTCTGGACGCGCTTGTGCCGGAGCGACATGTCGAAGCGGCCATGGATGCCGCCGCGAATGGCAAGCTGAGCCACGACGGCGGCGGCTTGCGGGCAAGCGCCCTGCGCACCCGCGCCGCGCGAAGCCTGGCAGCCAACAGGATGCGCGCGGAGGCCGAGAAGACGGCGCCGAACGCGCATTTCCCTGCCCCCTTCGCGCTGATCGAATTGTGGGAGCGCCATGGCGGCGATCCATCCGCCATGCAGCAGGCGGAGGTGCGGTCCTTCTGCGATTTGCTCGACAGTGCAACGGCGCAGAACCTGATCCGCGTGTTTTTCCTGCGGCGGCGGCTGAAGTCCGGTGCGACCGGGCCTGACGGGATAGACCATGTGCACGTCATCGGGGCAGGGGCGATGGGGGCGGAGATTGCTGCTTGGGCCGCGATCCAGGGGCGGCGTGTCACCATCGAAGACGTGGCTCTTGCGCCGTTGGGCGAAACCGTCCGCCGCGCCACCGAAATCTGCGGCAAAAGGCATCTCGGCGGGATCGAAACGCGCGATGCGCTCGACCGCCTCATGCCCGATCCGGACCGGCTGGGCCGGGCCCGCGCCGATCTGATCATCGAGGCCGCGCCGGAAAAGATGGAGGTGAAGGAGAAGATCTACGGCGAACTTGCGGACCAGATGAAACCCGGCGCCATTCTGGCCACCAATACGTCTAGCCTGCCGCTGTCGTCGCTGGTGACTGCCGCTCCGGTGCCCGGTCACTTTGCCGGGCTGCATTTCTTCAATCCGGTCAGCAAGATGCCACTGGTCGAGGTGGTGTCTCACGATCTTGCATCCGCCGATACGCTGGACCGCCTTGCCCGGTTTGCCAACGGGATCGACAGGCTGCCCGCGCGGGTGAAGGATTATCCCGGCTTCCTCGTGAACCGCGTCCTGGCACCCTACATGATGGAGGCGCTCGCGATGCTCGACGAGGGGCACGACAAGGAGGCGCTGGACCGTGCGGCCCTCGCCTTCGGCATGCCGATGGGACCGGTAACGCTGGCCGATTCCGTGGGTTTGGATATCTGCCTCGAAGTGGCGCTATCCCTGCGCGAGGGGCTGGATGTGCCCGTGGCCGAGACGCCGGGGTGGTTGCAGGACATGGTGGACAAGGGGCACACCGGACGAAAGGCGGGACGCGGTCTCTATGACTACGAAACCGAGAAGCCGCCCAAAGTCCCGGCAGACGACCCGGACCAGAACGTGATCGACCGGCTGATCCTTCCGATGTGCAACGCCGCGGTGGAGTGCCTGCGCAAGGGGATTGCCGAGGATGCGGACACCGTCGATGGCGCGCTGATCTTCGGCACCGGTTGGGCCCCGTTCCGCGGAGGTCCGCTGCATTATGCCCGTGTCCGCAGGGATGTGCCGGACGTGTTGACGAAACTCGCGGCGCAACACGGACCGCGATTTGCGCCCGATCCGGGCTGGGACGATTTTGGCTGA